A genomic region of Exiguobacterium oxidotolerans JCM 12280 contains the following coding sequences:
- a CDS encoding DUF441 domain-containing protein, whose translation MEAYLFLIGLVLIGVIAQNKSLIIAAAFLLIVKAIGLDSRLFPSLQAKGITWGVTLITAAILVPIAAGDIGFKELLNSIRGHIGIISFLAGIFVAIVAAHGVGLMKEDPLVTTALLAGTILAVGLFRGVPVGPLIGAGIAALVIGMWDVISKAFSG comes from the coding sequence ATGGAAGCCTATCTCTTTTTAATTGGTCTTGTTTTAATCGGAGTCATTGCGCAAAATAAGTCACTGATCATCGCAGCTGCCTTCTTGTTGATCGTCAAAGCGATTGGATTAGATAGTCGCCTCTTCCCATCGTTGCAGGCGAAGGGGATCACCTGGGGCGTGACATTGATCACGGCTGCGATTCTCGTGCCGATTGCGGCAGGGGACATTGGGTTTAAGGAATTGTTAAACAGCATCCGGGGTCATATCGGAATCATTTCATTTTTAGCGGGAATATTCGTCGCAATCGTTGCTGCACACGGGGTCGGTTTGATGAAGGAAGATCCACTCGTCACGACGGCACTGCTTGCCGGAACAATTCTTGCGGTCGGTTTATTCAGAGGTGTTCCCGTAGGTCCATTGATAGGAGCAGGAATCGCTGCACTCGTCATTGGAATGTGGGATGTTATATCAAAAGCATTTAGTGGCTAA
- the icd gene encoding NADP-dependent isocitrate dehydrogenase: protein MATIQGENITVTNGTLHVPNAPIIPFIIGDGTGPDIWNAAVRVFDAAVEKAYNGEKKIEWKEVYAGEKAFNKTGSWLPEETLDLIREHIIAIKGPLTTPVGGGIRSLNVALRQELDLYTCLRPVRYFTGVPSPVKRPEDTDMVIFRENTEDIYAGIEYAEGSEGAQKLLNFLQTEMGVNKIRFPETSGLGIKPISKEGTERLVRAAIEYALENKRASLTLVHKGNIMKFTEGAFKNWGYELAEREYAEHVFTWNQYDRIKEEEGADAANKAQSEAEAAGKLIVKDSIADIFLQQILTRPKEFDVVATMNLNGDYISDALAAQVGGIGIAPGANINYITGHAIFEATHGTAPKYAGLDKVNPSSVILSGEMMFRHLGWNEAADLIIKSMETSIEEKVVTYDFARLMDGATEVKCSEFADELIKNM, encoded by the coding sequence ATGGCTACAATTCAAGGCGAAAACATCACGGTAACAAACGGAACATTGCACGTACCTAACGCTCCAATCATTCCTTTCATCATCGGTGATGGCACTGGACCTGATATCTGGAATGCCGCAGTTCGCGTATTTGACGCTGCAGTCGAAAAAGCATACAACGGCGAAAAGAAAATTGAATGGAAAGAAGTCTATGCAGGCGAAAAAGCATTCAATAAAACAGGTAGCTGGCTTCCTGAAGAAACGCTTGACCTAATCCGTGAGCACATCATCGCAATCAAAGGACCACTCACGACACCAGTCGGTGGTGGAATTCGTTCATTGAACGTTGCTCTTCGTCAAGAACTCGACTTGTACACATGTCTCCGTCCGGTTCGTTATTTCACTGGTGTCCCGTCACCTGTTAAACGTCCTGAAGATACTGATATGGTCATTTTCCGTGAGAACACAGAAGACATCTACGCAGGAATCGAATATGCAGAAGGCAGTGAAGGCGCACAAAAATTACTTAACTTCCTCCAAACAGAAATGGGCGTTAATAAAATTCGTTTCCCAGAAACATCAGGTCTCGGAATTAAACCGATTTCAAAAGAAGGGACAGAACGCCTCGTCCGTGCTGCAATCGAATATGCACTTGAAAACAAACGTGCTTCATTGACGCTCGTTCATAAAGGAAACATCATGAAGTTCACGGAAGGTGCTTTCAAAAACTGGGGATACGAGCTTGCTGAGCGTGAATACGCAGAGCACGTCTTCACATGGAACCAGTATGACCGCATCAAAGAAGAAGAAGGTGCTGATGCAGCAAACAAAGCGCAATCAGAAGCTGAAGCTGCTGGCAAATTGATTGTCAAAGATTCAATTGCAGATATCTTCCTCCAACAGATTCTCACGCGTCCAAAAGAGTTTGATGTCGTTGCGACAATGAACTTAAACGGAGACTACATTTCAGATGCACTTGCAGCGCAAGTCGGTGGAATCGGAATTGCTCCAGGAGCAAACATTAACTACATCACAGGACATGCAATCTTCGAAGCAACGCACGGTACTGCACCGAAGTATGCTGGTCTTGATAAAGTAAACCCGTCTTCTGTCATCCTTTCTGGAGAAATGATGTTCCGTCACCTTGGCTGGAACGAAGCGGCTGATTTAATCATCAAATCGATGGAAACATCAATCGAAGAAAAAGTGGTCACATATGACTTCGCACGTCTCATGGATGGCGCGACAGAAGTAAAATGTTCTGAATTCGCGGATGAACTCATCAAAAACATGTAA
- the accA gene encoding acetyl-CoA carboxylase carboxyl transferase subunit alpha has protein sequence MQPFDQPVIALREKILELHDMAETQGLDFKEELNLLEERLRRLELDIYGNMKAWNRVQLARHPERPTTLDYVERICDDFIELHGDRHGYDDAAIVGGIAMLNGRPVTIIGHQRGKDTKENIRRNFGMPHPEGYRKALRLMQQAVKFNRPIITFIDTKGAYPGRAAEERGQSEAIAKNLFEMAGMEVPIISIVIGEGGSGGALGIGVCDELLMLENSTYSVISPEGAAALLWKDASLAEQAAESMRITAPDLLRLGIADAIIPEVIGGAHLDVSLQADKLKVVLEQKLAYLTQLTSEQLIEKRTEKYHRIGT, from the coding sequence ATGCAACCATTTGATCAACCAGTCATCGCGTTACGCGAGAAAATATTAGAACTTCACGACATGGCGGAAACGCAAGGTCTCGATTTTAAAGAAGAGCTGAATTTGCTCGAAGAACGATTACGTCGATTAGAACTCGATATTTATGGGAATATGAAAGCGTGGAACCGTGTGCAGTTGGCACGTCATCCTGAACGACCGACGACGCTTGATTACGTCGAGCGGATTTGTGACGACTTCATTGAACTTCATGGCGATCGGCATGGATATGATGATGCTGCAATCGTTGGCGGAATCGCGATGCTGAACGGTCGACCTGTAACAATCATCGGCCATCAGCGTGGTAAGGATACGAAGGAAAACATCCGCCGAAACTTTGGAATGCCTCATCCGGAAGGATATCGAAAAGCACTTCGACTCATGCAACAAGCCGTGAAGTTCAACCGTCCAATCATTACGTTCATCGATACGAAAGGGGCTTACCCGGGTCGTGCAGCGGAAGAGCGCGGCCAAAGCGAGGCGATCGCGAAAAATCTCTTTGAAATGGCTGGCATGGAAGTGCCGATCATCTCGATCGTCATTGGCGAAGGCGGTTCTGGTGGAGCGCTTGGTATCGGTGTATGTGATGAACTGTTGATGCTCGAGAACTCAACGTACTCTGTCATATCACCTGAAGGTGCAGCTGCTCTGCTTTGGAAAGATGCAAGTCTTGCAGAACAAGCGGCGGAATCAATGCGAATTACTGCACCCGATTTATTGCGTCTAGGGATTGCGGATGCAATCATTCCTGAAGTCATTGGTGGGGCACATTTAGATGTTTCATTACAGGCGGACAAATTAAAAGTTGTACTAGAACAGAAGCTTGCGTATCTTACACAGTTAACATCAGAACAGCTGATTGAGAAGCGCACAGAAAAATATCACCGGATTGGCACATAA
- the accD gene encoding acetyl-CoA carboxylase, carboxyltransferase subunit beta, with protein sequence MQAFFRKPKKFVTLTTKEQRVDVPVGLMTKCPKCKLIQYTKQLEANLRVCTCGYHHPLTAQERFSQLFDDGSITYFDLPKVKADRLQFQDYPEKLKGDQVRTGLEEAIVCGVGTVDGHPLVACVMDARFRMGSMGAAVGAAIAEAVRYATKHRLPVTIFSASGGARMQEGMVSLMQMAKSSLFLKQHSDAGLLYISCMTHPTTGGVSASFAMLGDYNIAEPGALIGFAGRRIIEQTIREKLPEDFQTSEFLLQAGQLDDVVSRHDLKTYYKRILMMHAEGTNHATI encoded by the coding sequence GTGCAAGCATTTTTTCGAAAACCTAAAAAGTTCGTGACGTTGACGACGAAAGAGCAACGGGTCGACGTCCCAGTCGGACTGATGACGAAATGTCCAAAATGTAAATTAATCCAATATACGAAACAACTTGAAGCCAACTTGCGTGTCTGTACATGTGGATATCACCATCCTTTGACGGCGCAGGAACGTTTTTCGCAACTATTTGATGACGGTAGCATCACATATTTTGATCTTCCGAAAGTAAAAGCAGACCGGCTTCAATTTCAAGATTATCCAGAAAAATTGAAGGGCGATCAAGTGCGGACAGGTCTTGAAGAAGCCATCGTCTGTGGTGTCGGGACGGTGGATGGTCATCCACTCGTTGCGTGTGTGATGGATGCTCGCTTTCGGATGGGTTCGATGGGGGCGGCAGTTGGAGCAGCGATTGCAGAAGCAGTCCGGTATGCAACGAAACACCGATTGCCTGTAACGATTTTCTCTGCTTCAGGTGGGGCACGGATGCAAGAAGGCATGGTCAGTTTAATGCAGATGGCGAAGTCAAGTTTATTCCTGAAGCAACATTCGGATGCCGGACTCCTCTACATCTCATGCATGACTCATCCGACGACAGGTGGTGTCTCAGCTAGTTTTGCGATGCTTGGAGATTACAACATTGCAGAGCCGGGCGCGTTGATTGGTTTTGCAGGACGACGGATCATCGAACAAACGATTCGAGAAAAATTGCCGGAGGATTTCCAGACGTCGGAATTTCTACTACAAGCGGGTCAACTCGATGATGTCGTATCACGACACGATTTGAAGACCTACTATAAACGAATTCTGATGATGCACGCGGAGGGAACAAATCATGCAACCATTTGA
- the pyk gene encoding pyruvate kinase, which yields MRRTKIVCTIGPASEKRLPEMIEAGMNVARLNFSHGDYEEHGARITDIRRAAEEANKLVTILLDTKGPEIRTHTFEEGKALLVRGKQVIVVSGDANEIVGTADKFSVTYDGLYDDVEVGSMIMLDDGLIGLRVAEKLENRELLCDIENEGIIKTKKGVNLPNVKVNLPALTDKDIADIEFGIKSDIDLIAASFVRRASDVVAIRQLLEKHNASHIKIFPKIENQEGFDNIEEIIAISDGLMVARGDLGIEIPTEEVTPAQKDLIKICNHYGKPVITATQMLDSMQRFPRPTRAEASDVANAILDGTDAIMLSGETAAGDYPIESVQMMHTIAKRTEKMLDYKKLLKDRQTRSEHTVTDAIAQAVTHTSINLDAKAILTPTQSGYTASRISKYRPEANIVAVTPSARVARQLNIVWGVYPIVVDHLSDNTDDMLTLAADTAKEAGFVTDGDLVVISAGIPALTAGTTNMLKIHIVGKEIANGRGIGERGVVGEVVIANSAEEANAKAKKGMILVTNSTDRDMMPAIELAAAMITVDGGLTSHAGIVGPSLGKPVIVGVENALTIFADGQMISIDPLTGKLYNA from the coding sequence ATGCGCAGAACTAAAATTGTATGTACGATTGGACCGGCGTCAGAAAAACGTCTTCCAGAAATGATTGAAGCAGGAATGAACGTCGCTCGTTTGAACTTCTCACACGGTGACTACGAAGAGCACGGTGCACGTATCACGGATATCCGTCGTGCAGCTGAAGAAGCTAACAAATTAGTCACAATCCTTTTGGATACAAAAGGTCCTGAAATTCGGACGCATACGTTTGAAGAAGGAAAAGCGCTTCTCGTCCGTGGCAAACAAGTCATCGTCGTCAGCGGTGACGCAAACGAAATCGTCGGTACAGCAGATAAATTCTCTGTAACATATGACGGTTTGTATGATGATGTCGAAGTCGGTTCGATGATCATGTTAGATGATGGATTGATCGGACTTCGTGTCGCAGAGAAACTCGAGAATCGTGAACTTCTGTGTGACATCGAAAACGAAGGAATCATCAAAACGAAAAAAGGTGTTAACTTACCGAACGTAAAAGTTAACTTACCGGCCTTGACAGATAAAGATATCGCGGACATCGAGTTCGGAATCAAGAGTGACATCGATTTAATCGCTGCTTCATTCGTCCGTCGTGCGTCTGATGTTGTGGCGATTCGTCAATTGCTTGAAAAACACAATGCGAGCCACATTAAAATCTTCCCGAAAATCGAAAACCAAGAAGGTTTCGACAACATCGAAGAAATCATCGCGATTTCAGACGGTTTGATGGTTGCACGTGGTGATCTTGGAATCGAGATTCCGACTGAAGAAGTAACACCAGCTCAAAAAGACCTTATCAAAATTTGCAATCACTATGGTAAACCAGTCATCACAGCAACACAGATGCTTGATTCGATGCAACGTTTCCCACGTCCAACACGTGCCGAAGCATCAGACGTCGCAAATGCGATTCTTGATGGAACGGATGCAATCATGCTTTCAGGCGAAACGGCGGCAGGGGATTACCCGATCGAGTCTGTTCAAATGATGCATACGATTGCGAAGCGGACAGAAAAAATGCTCGATTACAAAAAACTATTAAAAGATCGCCAAACGCGTAGCGAACACACGGTGACGGATGCAATCGCTCAAGCGGTGACGCATACATCAATCAACTTGGACGCAAAAGCAATCTTGACGCCAACGCAATCAGGCTACACGGCATCACGGATTTCGAAATACCGTCCAGAGGCGAACATCGTTGCGGTCACACCAAGCGCGCGTGTTGCGCGTCAGTTGAACATCGTCTGGGGTGTATACCCAATCGTCGTTGATCATCTCTCTGACAATACGGATGATATGTTGACGCTTGCGGCTGATACAGCAAAAGAAGCTGGATTCGTCACAGATGGCGACCTCGTCGTCATCTCTGCTGGTATCCCTGCTCTAACTGCCGGTACAACGAACATGCTGAAAATTCATATCGTTGGTAAAGAAATCGCAAACGGTCGTGGAATCGGCGAACGTGGTGTCGTTGGCGAAGTCGTCATCGCAAACTCAGCTGAAGAAGCGAACGCAAAAGCAAAAAAAGGTATGATTCTCGTGACGAACTCAACAGATCGTGACATGATGCCTGCAATCGAGTTAGCAGCTGCAATGATCACAGTCGATGGCGGATTAACAAGCCATGCTGGGATCGTAGGTCCTTCACTCGGAAAACCAGTCATCGTCGGTGTCGAAAATGCTTTGACAATCTTCGCGGATGGTCAAATGATTTCAATCGATCCATTGACAGGGAAATTGTACAACGCATAA
- a CDS encoding FadR/GntR family transcriptional regulator, producing the protein MEKKRNAFEMNIAAIKLMIEQDGLVPGDRIPSERELAERLAISRPSVREALRTLAYLGIIETRHGGGSFLLNRDDHTYIQIIAQFLVTGDSKFEDLAGTLRLLEQSAIAQLDDYTFLEEHLDSDTAFRETLINTVKNDLFERIWRQVNAFYQSFGQGELYTRAEREALLKRS; encoded by the coding sequence ATGGAGAAAAAGCGAAACGCTTTTGAAATGAACATCGCGGCAATTAAATTGATGATTGAGCAGGATGGATTAGTTCCGGGAGATCGAATCCCATCTGAACGTGAGTTGGCTGAGCGACTAGCAATCAGCCGACCGTCCGTCAGGGAAGCATTGCGAACGCTTGCTTATCTCGGAATCATCGAGACGAGACATGGTGGAGGAAGCTTTCTTTTAAATCGTGACGACCATACCTATATTCAAATCATTGCCCAATTTTTAGTGACCGGCGACTCGAAATTTGAAGATTTAGCAGGAACACTTCGCTTACTTGAACAATCTGCTATTGCCCAGTTGGACGATTATACGTTTTTGGAAGAACATCTCGATTCAGATACTGCGTTTCGAGAAACGTTGATCAATACGGTGAAAAATGATTTGTTCGAGCGGATTTGGAGACAAGTGAATGCATTTTATCAAAGTTTTGGTCAAGGGGAACTCTATACGCGAGCGGAACGGGAAGCACTCCTGAAACGCTCTTAG
- the citZ gene encoding citrate synthase translates to MAQTKGLEGIVATASKISSIIDGQLTYGGYTIDDLAEHASFEEVVFLLWNDRLPKEDELKQLSEALITEAEVAPAVLETLKVAPKTANAMAAIRTALSQLALYDESAEDMSTEANYAKAIKLQAQIATLVTAYARIKKGHDPIAPKSGLSYAANFLYMLTGEEPTEVAEKAFNQALVLHADHELNASTFTARVCVATLSDVYSGVTAAMGALKGPLHGGANEAVMKMLTEIDSVEKVDEYVHNKFKNKEKIMGFGHRVYKDGDPRAKHLQEMSRQLTAQIGEPKWYEMSVKIDQIVQSEKGLKPNVDFYSASTYHALGLETELFTPIFAVSRMSGWLAHILEQYSDNRLIRPRADYIGETHRTYVSMNER, encoded by the coding sequence ATGGCTCAAACAAAAGGGTTAGAAGGAATCGTCGCGACAGCATCGAAAATCAGTTCGATTATCGATGGTCAGTTGACGTATGGTGGTTATACAATTGATGATTTGGCGGAGCACGCCTCATTTGAAGAAGTCGTCTTCTTACTTTGGAACGATCGTTTGCCAAAAGAGGATGAGTTAAAGCAACTTTCAGAAGCTTTGATTACTGAAGCAGAAGTTGCACCGGCTGTACTTGAGACGTTAAAAGTAGCTCCGAAAACAGCGAACGCGATGGCAGCCATCCGAACTGCTTTATCACAGCTCGCATTGTATGATGAGTCTGCTGAAGATATGTCGACAGAGGCGAACTACGCTAAAGCCATCAAACTCCAAGCACAAATCGCGACACTCGTCACAGCGTACGCGCGTATCAAGAAGGGACACGATCCGATTGCACCAAAATCCGGTCTTTCGTATGCTGCGAACTTCCTGTATATGTTGACGGGTGAAGAGCCGACAGAAGTTGCTGAAAAAGCCTTCAATCAGGCGCTTGTTCTCCATGCAGACCACGAGTTGAACGCCTCGACGTTCACAGCACGTGTATGTGTCGCGACACTCTCTGATGTCTATTCAGGTGTGACGGCGGCAATGGGTGCACTCAAAGGACCACTTCACGGTGGAGCGAACGAAGCGGTCATGAAAATGTTGACTGAAATTGATTCGGTTGAAAAGGTTGACGAGTATGTTCATAATAAGTTTAAGAACAAGGAAAAAATCATGGGCTTCGGTCACCGTGTCTACAAGGACGGCGACCCGCGTGCGAAGCATCTCCAAGAGATGAGCCGTCAGTTGACTGCTCAAATCGGAGAGCCGAAATGGTATGAGATGTCAGTGAAAATTGATCAAATCGTCCAGTCGGAAAAAGGATTGAAACCAAATGTTGATTTCTATTCTGCTTCTACGTATCATGCACTTGGTCTTGAGACAGAATTGTTTACACCAATCTTTGCTGTTAGTCGGATGTCAGGTTGGTTAGCGCACATTTTAGAGCAATATAGTGACAATCGCCTCATTCGCCCACGCGCAGATTATATTGGTGAAACGCACCGGACATACGTGTCTATGAACGAACGTTAA
- the pfkA gene encoding 6-phosphofructokinase: MSLKRIAVLTSGGDAPGMNAAVRAVTRKAIFHGLEVFGVYNGYQGLINGDLVQLNLGSVGDIIQRGGTFLRSARCPEFRTEEGRAKAVVNLKKFEIDALVVVGGDGSYRGAQKLTGLGFPTIGLPGTIDNDIPGTDYTIGFDTALNTALEAIDKIRDTASSHERTYVIEVMGRDAGDIALYAGLAGGAESILVPERPEDLKEVLDRIQSGVNRGKKHSIVIVAEGAGRAQDVGDEIAKETGLDTRVTVLGHVQRGGAPTAADRVLASRMGAYAIDILLEGKQGRVVGVRGGKMMDLDIDEALDENKHVLDLDILELSKQLSI, encoded by the coding sequence GTGAGTTTAAAACGGATTGCTGTCTTAACAAGTGGTGGAGATGCACCCGGGATGAATGCTGCGGTGCGTGCTGTTACACGTAAAGCAATTTTTCATGGCCTAGAAGTATTTGGTGTCTACAATGGATATCAAGGTTTAATCAATGGAGATCTCGTCCAATTGAACCTTGGGTCGGTTGGCGACATTATTCAGCGTGGAGGAACGTTCCTTCGTTCAGCTCGCTGTCCTGAGTTCCGCACAGAAGAAGGACGTGCGAAAGCAGTCGTCAACTTGAAGAAGTTTGAAATTGACGCACTTGTCGTCGTAGGTGGCGACGGGTCGTACCGTGGTGCTCAAAAACTGACGGGGCTTGGTTTCCCGACAATCGGTCTTCCGGGAACGATTGATAATGATATTCCAGGAACGGATTATACGATTGGATTTGATACAGCGCTCAATACAGCGCTCGAAGCAATCGATAAAATCCGGGATACGGCATCTTCGCATGAGCGGACATATGTCATCGAAGTCATGGGTCGTGATGCTGGAGATATCGCACTCTATGCTGGATTAGCAGGTGGGGCAGAGTCGATTCTTGTTCCAGAGCGTCCAGAAGATTTAAAAGAAGTCCTCGATCGTATTCAAAGTGGTGTCAATCGTGGTAAAAAACACTCGATCGTCATCGTCGCTGAAGGTGCAGGTCGGGCGCAAGATGTTGGGGATGAAATCGCAAAAGAGACAGGGCTTGATACACGTGTTACCGTGTTAGGTCATGTTCAACGTGGTGGAGCGCCAACAGCTGCTGACCGCGTACTTGCGAGCCGGATGGGCGCTTACGCAATCGACATTTTACTTGAAGGTAAACAGGGACGTGTTGTTGGCGTCCGTGGTGGTAAAATGATGGATCTTGATATTGACGAAGCATTAGATGAAAACAAACATGTACTCGATCTTGATATCTTAGAATTGTCGAAACAACTTTCAATTTAA